One Sparus aurata chromosome 5, fSpaAur1.1, whole genome shotgun sequence genomic window carries:
- the ghra gene encoding growth hormone receptor a isoform X2 translates to MQLRGQNNVTYLDEDYCFTVENIVRPDPPVSLNWTLLNISPSGLSYDVMVNWEPPPSADVGAGWMRIEYEIQYTERNTTNWEALEMQPHTQQTIYGLQIGKEYEVHIRCRMQAFVKFGEFSDSVFIQVTEIPSQDSNFPFKLALIFGVLGILILILLIGISQQPRLMMILLPPVPAPKIKGIDPELLKKGKLDELNFILSGGGMGGLSTYAPDFYQDEPWVEFIEVDAEDADAAEKEENQGSDTQRLLDPPQPVSHHMNTGCANAVSFPDDDSGRASCYDPDLHDQDTLMLMATLLPGQPEDGEDSFDVVERAPVIERSERPLVQTQTGGPQTWLNTDFYAQVSNVMPSGGVVLSPGQQLRFQESTSAAEDEAQKKGKGSEDSEEKTQKELQFQLLVVDPEGSGYTTESNARQISTPPNTPMPGSGYQTIHPQPVETKPAATAENNQSPYILPDSPQSQFFAPVADYTVVQEVDSQHSLLLNPPPRQSPPPCLPHHPTKALAAMPVGYVTPDLLGNLSP, encoded by the exons ATGCAGCTCCGCGGCCAAAACAATGTCACCTATCTGGACGAGGACTACTGTTTCACCGTAGAGAATATCG TGCGTCCTGACCCACCAGTGTCTTTAAACTGGACCCTTCTGAATATTAGCCCCTCTGGGCTCAGTTATGATGTCATGGTCAACTGGGAGCCCCCTCCCTCTGCAGACGTCGGGGCGGGCTGGATGCGCATCGAGTATGAGATCCAGTACACAGAGAGAAATACCACAAACTGGGAAGCA TTGGAGATGCAGCCGCACACCCAGCAGACAATCTACGGTCTGCAAATCGGAAAAGAGTACGAAGTGCACATCCGCTGCAGGATGCAGGCCTTCGTCAAGTTTGGAGAGTTCAGCGACTCCGTGTTCATTCAAGTGACTGAGATCCCCAGCCAGG actCTAATTTCCCCTTCAAGCTGGCTCTCATTTTCGGGGTTTTGGGCATCCTCATACTCATCTTGCTCATTGGCATCTCTCAGCAGCCCAG ATTAATGATGATTCTGTTGCCGCCGGTTCCTGCACCTAAAATTAAAGGCATCGATCCGGAGCTGTTAAAG AAGGGGAAGCTGGATGAGCTGAATTTCATCCTGAGCGGTGGAGGTATGGGAGGCCTATCGACCTATGCGCCAGATTTCTACCAAGACGAGCCATGGGTGGAGTTCATCGAGGTGGATGCCGAGGATGCCGATGCTGCAGAGAAGGAGGAAAACCAGGGCTCAGACACCCAGAGGCTGCTGGACCCGCCCCAACCTGTCAGCCACCACATGAACACAGGGTGCGCCAACGCCGTCAG CTTTCCTGATGATGACTCGGGTCGGGCCAGCTGTTACGACCCAGATCTGCACGACCAGGACACCTTAATGCTGATGGCGACCCTGCTGCCGGGCCAACCAGAGGATGGAGAAGACTCCTTCGATGTTGTTGAGAGAGCGCCGGTCATAGAGAGAAGTGAGAGGCCCCTCGTCCAAACCCAAACTGGGGGGCCCCAGACTTGGCTCAACACAGACTTCTATGCCCAGGTCAGCAACGTCATGCCTTCTGGAGGTGTGGTGCTGTCTCCCGGCCAGCAACTCAGATTCCAAGAGAGCACCTCAGCCGCAGAGGACGAGGCACAAAAGAAGGGAAAAGGCAGCGAGGACAGTGAGGAAAAGACGCAGaaggagctgcagtttcagCTGCTGGTCGTGGATCCTGAAGGAAGCGGCTACACCACAGAGAGCAACGCCCGGCAGATCAGCACTCCCCCTAATACCCCCATGCCTGGCAGTGGGTACCAAACCATACACCCTCAGCCGGTGGAGAccaaacctgcagccacagctgAGAATAATCAATCACCTTACATACTTCCTGACTCTCCCCAGTCCCAGTTCTTTGCTCCTGTCGCAGACTACACAGTGGTGCAGGAGGTGGACAGTCAGCACAGTCTGCTCCTCAACCCGCCTCCCCGCCAGTCTCCCCCTCCCTGCCTGCCACATCACCCCACCAAGGCCCTAGCCGCTATGCCTGTAGGGTACGTCACCCCAGACCTGCTGGGGAACCTCTCACCGTGA
- the ghra gene encoding growth hormone receptor a isoform X1, which yields MAVFSSSSSSSSSSSSSSSSTSNLLLLLLVSSLDWLSTRGSVFVMDHMTSSAPVGPHFTECISREQETFRCWWSPGGFHNLSFPGALRVFYLKKDSPNSEWKECPEYSHLKRECFFDVNHTSVWIPYCMQLRGQNNVTYLDEDYCFTVENIVRPDPPVSLNWTLLNISPSGLSYDVMVNWEPPPSADVGAGWMRIEYEIQYTERNTTNWEALEMQPHTQQTIYGLQIGKEYEVHIRCRMQAFVKFGEFSDSVFIQVTEIPSQDSNFPFKLALIFGVLGILILILLIGISQQPRLMMILLPPVPAPKIKGIDPELLKKGKLDELNFILSGGGMGGLSTYAPDFYQDEPWVEFIEVDAEDADAAEKEENQGSDTQRLLDPPQPVSHHMNTGCANAVSFPDDDSGRASCYDPDLHDQDTLMLMATLLPGQPEDGEDSFDVVERAPVIERSERPLVQTQTGGPQTWLNTDFYAQVSNVMPSGGVVLSPGQQLRFQESTSAAEDEAQKKGKGSEDSEEKTQKELQFQLLVVDPEGSGYTTESNARQISTPPNTPMPGSGYQTIHPQPVETKPAATAENNQSPYILPDSPQSQFFAPVADYTVVQEVDSQHSLLLNPPPRQSPPPCLPHHPTKALAAMPVGYVTPDLLGNLSP from the exons CCCCCGTTGGACCGCATTTCACGGAGTGCATATCGAGGGAGCAGGAGACATTCCGATGTTGGTGGAGTCCAGGCGGCTTCCACAACCTGTCCTTCCCTGGAGCGCTCCGAGTCTTCTACCTTAAGAAAGA CTCGCCCAACAGTGAATGGAAAGAGTGTCCGGAGTATAGCCACTTGAAAAGGGAGTGCTTCTTCGATGTCAATCACACGTCTGTTTGGATCCCCTACTGCATGCAGCTCCGCGGCCAAAACAATGTCACCTATCTGGACGAGGACTACTGTTTCACCGTAGAGAATATCG TGCGTCCTGACCCACCAGTGTCTTTAAACTGGACCCTTCTGAATATTAGCCCCTCTGGGCTCAGTTATGATGTCATGGTCAACTGGGAGCCCCCTCCCTCTGCAGACGTCGGGGCGGGCTGGATGCGCATCGAGTATGAGATCCAGTACACAGAGAGAAATACCACAAACTGGGAAGCA TTGGAGATGCAGCCGCACACCCAGCAGACAATCTACGGTCTGCAAATCGGAAAAGAGTACGAAGTGCACATCCGCTGCAGGATGCAGGCCTTCGTCAAGTTTGGAGAGTTCAGCGACTCCGTGTTCATTCAAGTGACTGAGATCCCCAGCCAGG actCTAATTTCCCCTTCAAGCTGGCTCTCATTTTCGGGGTTTTGGGCATCCTCATACTCATCTTGCTCATTGGCATCTCTCAGCAGCCCAG ATTAATGATGATTCTGTTGCCGCCGGTTCCTGCACCTAAAATTAAAGGCATCGATCCGGAGCTGTTAAAG AAGGGGAAGCTGGATGAGCTGAATTTCATCCTGAGCGGTGGAGGTATGGGAGGCCTATCGACCTATGCGCCAGATTTCTACCAAGACGAGCCATGGGTGGAGTTCATCGAGGTGGATGCCGAGGATGCCGATGCTGCAGAGAAGGAGGAAAACCAGGGCTCAGACACCCAGAGGCTGCTGGACCCGCCCCAACCTGTCAGCCACCACATGAACACAGGGTGCGCCAACGCCGTCAG CTTTCCTGATGATGACTCGGGTCGGGCCAGCTGTTACGACCCAGATCTGCACGACCAGGACACCTTAATGCTGATGGCGACCCTGCTGCCGGGCCAACCAGAGGATGGAGAAGACTCCTTCGATGTTGTTGAGAGAGCGCCGGTCATAGAGAGAAGTGAGAGGCCCCTCGTCCAAACCCAAACTGGGGGGCCCCAGACTTGGCTCAACACAGACTTCTATGCCCAGGTCAGCAACGTCATGCCTTCTGGAGGTGTGGTGCTGTCTCCCGGCCAGCAACTCAGATTCCAAGAGAGCACCTCAGCCGCAGAGGACGAGGCACAAAAGAAGGGAAAAGGCAGCGAGGACAGTGAGGAAAAGACGCAGaaggagctgcagtttcagCTGCTGGTCGTGGATCCTGAAGGAAGCGGCTACACCACAGAGAGCAACGCCCGGCAGATCAGCACTCCCCCTAATACCCCCATGCCTGGCAGTGGGTACCAAACCATACACCCTCAGCCGGTGGAGAccaaacctgcagccacagctgAGAATAATCAATCACCTTACATACTTCCTGACTCTCCCCAGTCCCAGTTCTTTGCTCCTGTCGCAGACTACACAGTGGTGCAGGAGGTGGACAGTCAGCACAGTCTGCTCCTCAACCCGCCTCCCCGCCAGTCTCCCCCTCCCTGCCTGCCACATCACCCCACCAAGGCCCTAGCCGCTATGCCTGTAGGGTACGTCACCCCAGACCTGCTGGGGAACCTCTCACCGTGA
- the selenop gene encoding selenoprotein Pa isoform X1 gives MWACLSLLLTLCLLHGGGAESDGGGPRCQPPPAWKIGEADPMKEAMGRVTVLALFQASULFCLVQASRMEGLRRKLEDQGLNNVVYMVVNHQGEQAQRLHAMLGMRLSENITLYKQDAQQSDVWQTLGGEKDDFFIYDRCGRLTHHISLPYTIIGQGHVEGAIKDAYCKRMCGECTHESAEIPEECKPKADAQPDTDTVRPAEEDTGHGHHQRHHHPHPGHDQHHDGHGHGLDHNHGQNQHPDGNGHGHDHNHGHHHRHHSGHGGDHRQSQQDVRQQEVSQRQDHLDAGQMQQAVQIHQTPQEAN, from the exons ATGTGGGCGTGCCTCAGCCtgctcctcaccctctgcctgCTCCACGGGGGCGGCGCAGAGAGTGACGGGGGCGGGCCTCGCTGTCAGCCGCCGCCAGCCTGGAAGATAGGGGAGGCGGATCCCATGAAGGAGGCTATGGGTCGGGTGACGGTGTTGGCCCTTTTCCAGGCCAGCTGATTGTTCTGCTTGGTGCAGGCCTCCAG AATGGAAGGCCTGCGCCGGAAGCTGGAGGATCAGGGTCTGAACAATGTGGTCTACATGGTCGTTAACCACCAGGGGGAGCAAGCACAGCGCCTGCACGCCATGCTGGGAATGCGATTGTCAGAGAACATCACGCTCTACAAACAGGACGCCCAACAGTCTGATGTCTGGCAGACACTGGGAGGAGAGAAGGATGACTTTTTCATTTATGACAG GTGTGGCCGTCTCACCCACCACATTTCACTTCCATACACCATTATTGGACAGGGCCATGTGGAGGGTGCCATCAAAGATGCGTACTGCAAGCGCATGTGTGGGGAGTGCACGCATGAG AGTGCTGAGATCCCAGAGGAGTGCAAACCGAAAGCAGATGCACAGcctgacacagacacagtccGGCCTGCAGAAGAAGACACTGGACATGGTCACCATCAAAGACATCACCATCCTCATCCTGGGCACGACCAACACCATGATGGCCATGGCCATGGCCTTGATCACAACCATGGCCAGAACCAACACCCTGATGGCAATGGCCATGGCCATGATCACAACCATGGCCATCACCATCGGCATCATAGTGGCCATGGCGGTGACCATCGACAAAGTCAGCAAGATGTCAGACAGCAAGAAGTATCTCAAAGGCAAGATCATTTAGATGCAGGCCAGATGCAGCAAGCAGTGCAAATACACCAGACACCACAGGAGGCCAACTGA
- the znf131 gene encoding zinc finger protein 131 isoform X1 — translation MAAEVEVELEGGNEYPAHYKVMMDKLNEQRQLDQFTDITLIVDGHQFRAHKAVLAACSQFFHKFFQDFTQEPLVEIEGVSNTAFRQLMEFTYTATLDISGEEEAYDVWKAAEYLQMQEAIKALDNKKINDPSLTAKRKGKKRKIAETSNVITETLPSVEGEQVEIEVIGEGAIEEVEETGLEEVVDAAKNAQTGSDDSALALLADITSKYQHGESTLQVIKKGGIEEQEVVYQEETVTASKVLENVEVVEVQISQVDNMFRCNKCDRSFKLYYHLKQHLKTHLGSLEKPHVCNHCGKAYTREGALKQHISTFHFDAEELSRNQKPQKKVHVCEYCKKHFDHFGHFKEHLRKHTGEKPYECPDCHERFARNSTLKCHMAACQNGAGAKKGRKKLYECQVCSSVFNSWDQFKDHLVSHTGDKPNHCTMCDMWFTHPKDLKIHLKQVHSIEDNKLNEEVVVTDSAAAAALAVATQSIEGTETVLLDDGIQVEHVTVEPVDVMEMEETATVVVEDGGVAEMCEEDVERLKQAGVQIQVVHVTQVDGQQVVNSQVEVEMEGEVVNVVEAEQAVVV, via the exons ATGGCGGCTGAGGTGGAGGTCGAGTTGGAGGGAGGCAACGAGTACCCAGCACATTACAAGGTCATGATGGACAAACTTAATGAGCAACGACAGCTGGACCAGTTCACAGACATTACACTGATTGTGGATG GACACCAGTTCAGAGCCCATAAAGCAGTGTTGGCTGCATGCAGTCAGTTTTTCCATAAGTTCTTCCAGGATTTCACTCAGGAGCCTCTGGTGGAGATAGAAG GAGTGAGTAACACAGCCTTTCGGCAGCTGATGGAGTTCACTTATACAGCAACTCTAGACATaagtggagaagaggaggcCTATGATGTGTGGAAGGCTGCCGAGTACCTCCAGATGCAAGAAGCCATCAAAGCCCTCGACAACAAAAA GATAAATGATCCGTCGCTGACAGCAAAGAGGAAAGGTAAAAAGCGGAAGATCGCTGAGACGTCTAATGTGATTACAGAAACCCTACCTTCAGTGGAAGGGGAACAG GTGGAGATTGAGGTGATCGGGGAAGGAGCCattgaggaggtggaggagaccGGACTGGAGGAGGTGGTCGACGCAGCAAAGAATGCTCAGACGGGGTCAGATGACTCTGCTTTGGCTCTTCTTGCTGACATAACGAGTAAATATCAGCATGGGGAATCAACGCTTCAGGTCATTAAGAAGGGAGGAATAGAAGAG CAGGAGGTCGTGTATCAGGAAGAAACAGTGACTGCATCCAAGGTGCTGGAGAATGTCGAGGTTGTCGAGGTCCAGATTTCCCAAGTGGACAACATGTTCCGCTGCAATAAATGTGACCGCAGCTTCAAGTTGTACTACCACCTCAAAcagcacctgaaaacacacctgGGCTCGCTGGAAAAGCCCCACGTGTGCAACCACTGTGGTAAAGCCTACACGCGGGAGGGCGCCTTGAAGCAGCACATCAGCACGTTTCATTTCGATGCAGAAGAGCTGTCTCGAAACCAAAAACCCCAGAAGAAAGTGCATGTTTGTGAATACTGTAAAAAGCACTTTGACCACTTCGGCCACTTTAAGGAGCACCTACGGAAGCACACGG GGGAAAAACCTTATGAGTGTCCAGATTGCCATGAGCGATTTGCTAGGAACAGCACACTGAAGTGCCATATGGCAGCCTGTCAGAATGGGGCCGGAGCCAAGAAAGGACGCAAGAAACTCTATGAATGCCAG gtCTGCAGCAGTGTATTTAACAGCTGGGACCAGTTCAAAGACCATCTTGTGAGCCACACAGGAGACAAGCCCAACCACTGCACCATGTGTGACATGTGGTTCACCCACCCAAAGGACCTGAAGATCCACCTCAAGCAGGTCCATTCCATTGAGGACAACAAGTTGAATGAAGAAGTGGTCGTCACCGACTCTGCCGCTGCCGCCGCCCTAGCCGTCGCCACACAGAGCATAGAAGGCACCGAAACAGTCCTGCTAGATGACGGTATCCAGGTGGAGCACGTCACAGTGGAGCCCGTGGATGTGATGGAAATGGAGGAGACTGCGACAGTTGTGGTGGAGGACGGCGGGGTGGCGGAGATGTGTGAGGAGGACGTGGAGAGATTAAAGCAGGCCGGGGTGCAGATCCAGGTGGTGCATGTGACTCAAGTAGACGGGCAGCAGGTGGTGAACTCTCAGGTGGAAGTAGAGATGGAGGGTGAAGTGGTGAACGTTGTGGAGGCAGAACAAGCAGTGGTCGTATGA
- the selenop gene encoding selenoprotein Pa isoform X2, whose amino-acid sequence MWSTWSLTTRGSKHSACTPCWECDCQRTSRSTNRTPNSLMSGRHWEERRMTFSFMTGVAVSPTTFHFHTPLLDRAMWRVPSKMRTASACVGSARMRVLRSQRSANRKQMHSLTQTQSGLQKKTLDMVTIKDITILILGTTNTMMAMAMALITTMARTNTLMAMAMAMITTMAITIGIIVAMAVTIDKVSKMSDSKKYLKGKII is encoded by the exons ATGTGGTCTACATGGTCGTTAACCACCAGGGGGAGCAAGCACAGCGCCTGCACGCCATGCTGGGAATGCGATTGTCAGAGAACATCACGCTCTACAAACAGGACGCCCAACAGTCTGATGTCTGGCAGACACTGGGAGGAGAGAAGGATGACTTTTTCATTTATGACAG GTGTGGCCGTCTCACCCACCACATTTCACTTCCATACACCATTATTGGACAGGGCCATGTGGAGGGTGCCATCAAAGATGCGTACTGCAAGCGCATGTGTGGGGAGTGCACGCATGAG AGTGCTGAGATCCCAGAGGAGTGCAAACCGAAAGCAGATGCACAGcctgacacagacacagtccGGCCTGCAGAAGAAGACACTGGACATGGTCACCATCAAAGACATCACCATCCTCATCCTGGGCACGACCAACACCATGATGGCCATGGCCATGGCCTTGATCACAACCATGGCCAGAACCAACACCCTGATGGCAATGGCCATGGCCATGATCACAACCATGGCCATCACCATCGGCATCATAGTGGCCATGGCGGTGACCATCGACAAAGTCAGCAAGATGTCAGACAGCAAGAAGTATCTCAAAGGCAAGATCATTTAG
- the znf131 gene encoding zinc finger protein 131 isoform X2, protein MAAEVEVELEGGNEYPAHYKVMMDKLNEQRQLDQFTDITLIVDGHQFRAHKAVLAACSQFFHKFFQDFTQEPLVEIEGVSNTAFRQLMEFTYTATLDISGEEEAYDVWKAAEYLQMQEAIKALDNKKINDPSLTAKRKGKKRKIAETSNVITETLPSVEGEQVEIEVIGEGAIEEVEETGLEEVVDAAKNAQTGSDDSALALLADITSKYQHGESTLQVIKKGGIEEEVVYQEETVTASKVLENVEVVEVQISQVDNMFRCNKCDRSFKLYYHLKQHLKTHLGSLEKPHVCNHCGKAYTREGALKQHISTFHFDAEELSRNQKPQKKVHVCEYCKKHFDHFGHFKEHLRKHTGEKPYECPDCHERFARNSTLKCHMAACQNGAGAKKGRKKLYECQVCSSVFNSWDQFKDHLVSHTGDKPNHCTMCDMWFTHPKDLKIHLKQVHSIEDNKLNEEVVVTDSAAAAALAVATQSIEGTETVLLDDGIQVEHVTVEPVDVMEMEETATVVVEDGGVAEMCEEDVERLKQAGVQIQVVHVTQVDGQQVVNSQVEVEMEGEVVNVVEAEQAVVV, encoded by the exons ATGGCGGCTGAGGTGGAGGTCGAGTTGGAGGGAGGCAACGAGTACCCAGCACATTACAAGGTCATGATGGACAAACTTAATGAGCAACGACAGCTGGACCAGTTCACAGACATTACACTGATTGTGGATG GACACCAGTTCAGAGCCCATAAAGCAGTGTTGGCTGCATGCAGTCAGTTTTTCCATAAGTTCTTCCAGGATTTCACTCAGGAGCCTCTGGTGGAGATAGAAG GAGTGAGTAACACAGCCTTTCGGCAGCTGATGGAGTTCACTTATACAGCAACTCTAGACATaagtggagaagaggaggcCTATGATGTGTGGAAGGCTGCCGAGTACCTCCAGATGCAAGAAGCCATCAAAGCCCTCGACAACAAAAA GATAAATGATCCGTCGCTGACAGCAAAGAGGAAAGGTAAAAAGCGGAAGATCGCTGAGACGTCTAATGTGATTACAGAAACCCTACCTTCAGTGGAAGGGGAACAG GTGGAGATTGAGGTGATCGGGGAAGGAGCCattgaggaggtggaggagaccGGACTGGAGGAGGTGGTCGACGCAGCAAAGAATGCTCAGACGGGGTCAGATGACTCTGCTTTGGCTCTTCTTGCTGACATAACGAGTAAATATCAGCATGGGGAATCAACGCTTCAGGTCATTAAGAAGGGAGGAATAGAAGAG GAGGTCGTGTATCAGGAAGAAACAGTGACTGCATCCAAGGTGCTGGAGAATGTCGAGGTTGTCGAGGTCCAGATTTCCCAAGTGGACAACATGTTCCGCTGCAATAAATGTGACCGCAGCTTCAAGTTGTACTACCACCTCAAAcagcacctgaaaacacacctgGGCTCGCTGGAAAAGCCCCACGTGTGCAACCACTGTGGTAAAGCCTACACGCGGGAGGGCGCCTTGAAGCAGCACATCAGCACGTTTCATTTCGATGCAGAAGAGCTGTCTCGAAACCAAAAACCCCAGAAGAAAGTGCATGTTTGTGAATACTGTAAAAAGCACTTTGACCACTTCGGCCACTTTAAGGAGCACCTACGGAAGCACACGG GGGAAAAACCTTATGAGTGTCCAGATTGCCATGAGCGATTTGCTAGGAACAGCACACTGAAGTGCCATATGGCAGCCTGTCAGAATGGGGCCGGAGCCAAGAAAGGACGCAAGAAACTCTATGAATGCCAG gtCTGCAGCAGTGTATTTAACAGCTGGGACCAGTTCAAAGACCATCTTGTGAGCCACACAGGAGACAAGCCCAACCACTGCACCATGTGTGACATGTGGTTCACCCACCCAAAGGACCTGAAGATCCACCTCAAGCAGGTCCATTCCATTGAGGACAACAAGTTGAATGAAGAAGTGGTCGTCACCGACTCTGCCGCTGCCGCCGCCCTAGCCGTCGCCACACAGAGCATAGAAGGCACCGAAACAGTCCTGCTAGATGACGGTATCCAGGTGGAGCACGTCACAGTGGAGCCCGTGGATGTGATGGAAATGGAGGAGACTGCGACAGTTGTGGTGGAGGACGGCGGGGTGGCGGAGATGTGTGAGGAGGACGTGGAGAGATTAAAGCAGGCCGGGGTGCAGATCCAGGTGGTGCATGTGACTCAAGTAGACGGGCAGCAGGTGGTGAACTCTCAGGTGGAAGTAGAGATGGAGGGTGAAGTGGTGAACGTTGTGGAGGCAGAACAAGCAGTGGTCGTATGA